From a single Cydia amplana chromosome 10, ilCydAmpl1.1, whole genome shotgun sequence genomic region:
- the LOC134651710 gene encoding organic cation transporter protein-like has translation MDGVTVEDGPNGPGPDSEGPGSPGVRGSPEGPSNGPEPHKGSGPHGPKGPPGPEGPPGPGRPGFPGPPIVVPGLDFKNPDGPNPGRPSRPDPPVIDLDWVLVNELGQFGRFQLYNLLLVSIPIIMSAFMSEYIFSAAAVPHRCVIPECGEVPGAVHEYSPNWILNAIPADSNGNPQSCERYAPLSGSGTPQSCPANIFNQGATQECDGFVYDRTNSVVYEFDLGCNEWLRALAGTLSSVGTLLVLPITGFVSDKYGRRVALVISVFNLALFGLIRAFSVNYPMYLAFQVLQTTLGAGTFSSSYIFAAELVGPKYRVITSATCSSMFAVGQVILGTIAWLVQPWRYMIMVLHIPCFLIIAYYWVLKESVRWLLANEKFVEAKEVLERVSKVNRKEISEKSMQALLTPAPVAENETGSSDGLIKTIVKSPILLRRVLTTPVWWITTTFVYYGLSINSTGLAGNMYLNYILVCAIEIPGFYTAALVLNRVGRKITLSCGFFLAAACNIIFAFIDNNELATFSLVLFLLGKFGISVVFTSLYLFTSELYPTQFRHTLLAFSSMIGRIGSITAPLTPALMVYWEGIPSLMFGSMGVISGLLVLTQPETLGTKMPDTLAEAEALGQAPKVKQAS, from the exons ATGGATGGAGTGACAGTTGAAGATGGCCCAAATGGCCCAGGACCTGATAGTGAAGGTCCAGGTTCACCAGGAGTCCGTGGGAGTCCGGAAGGGCCATCAAATGGCCCGGAGCCTCACAAAGGTTCAGGCCCACATGGTCCTAAAGGCCCTCCAGGTCCAGAAGGCCCTCCAGGTCCGGGCAGGCCAGGCTTCCCTGGCCCCCCGATAGTCGTTCCAGGGCTTGACTTCAAAAACCCAGATGGACCGAATCCAGGCAGGCCCAGTCGCCCCGACCCTCCAGTAATAGACCTGGATTGGGTCTTGGTCAACGAATTGGGTCAGTTCGGGAGGTTTCAGCTGTACAATCTTCTGCTTGTCTCCATCCCTATCATCATGTCTGCGTTCATGAGCGAGTATATTTTCTCGGCCGCTGCAGTGCCACACAG ATGCGTGATCCCAGAATGCGGTGAGGTCCCTGGTGCAGTACACGAGTACAGTCCGAATTGGATCCTCAACGCGATACCGGCTGATAGCAATGGAAACCCCCAAAGTTGCGAGCGCTACGCACCCTTAAGTGGAAGTGGCACTCCGCAATCCTGCCCCGCTAATATCTTTAACCAGGGTGCTACTCAGGAGTGCGATGGTTTTGTGTACGACAGAACCAACTCAGTTGTGTATGAA TTTGACCTGGGCTGCAACGAATGGCTCCGAGCACTGGCCGGTACCCTCAGCAGCGTGGGCACCCTACTAGTCCTCCCCATCACCGGCTTCGTGTCCGACAAGTACGGCAGACGTGTGGCCCTCGTCATCAGCGTGTTCAACCTGGCCCTGTTCGGTCTTATCAGAGCGTTCTCTGTCAACTACCCCATGTATCTCGCCTTTCAAGTGCTGCAGACTACTCTTGGTGCTGGCACATTCAGTTCTTCTTATATCTTTG CTGCTGAACTGGTGGGCCCCAAATACCGAGTAATAACAAGCGCAACCTGTTCCTCCATGTTCGCCGTCGGCCAGGTCATCCTTGGCACCATAGCCTGGCTGGTCCAGCCCTGGCGTTACATGATCATGGTCCTCCACATCCCCTGCTTCCTCATCATCGCCTACTACTGGGTGCTGAAGGAGAGCGTGAGGTGGCTGCTCGCTAATGAGAAGTTTGTGGAAGCTAAAGAGGTTCTAGAAAGAGTTTCAAAGGTGAACAGGAAGGAGATTAGTGAGAAGTCTATGCAGGCGCTGTTGACGCCCGCACCTGTGGCCGAAAATGAG ACCGGTAGCTCCGATGGTCTCatcaagacgatcgtcaagtCCCCTATTCTCCTCCGACGGGTCCTCACTACCCCCGTCTGGTGGATCACCACCACCTTCGTCTACTACGGCCTCTCCATCAACTCCACCGGTCTCGCCGGCAATATGTACCTCAACTACATTCTTGTCTGCGCCATCGAGATTCCTGGCTTCTACACCGCTGCGTTGGTGTTGAATCGCGTTGGAAGGAAGATCACTCTCAGTTGCGGTTTCTTCCTGGCTGccgcttgtaatattatctTCGCTTTCATTGACAATAATG AACTGGCGACCTTCAGCCTGGTACTGTTCCTGTTGGGCAAGTTCGGTATCTCCGTTGTGTTCACGTCGCTGTACCTGTTCACGTCGGAGCTGTATCCGACGCAGTTCCGTCACACGCTGCTCGCGTTCTCGTCCATGATTGGTCGCATTGGTTCGATCACGGCGCCGCTCACGCCTGCACTG ATGGTGTACTGGGAGGGCATCCCGTCGCTGATGTTCGGGAGCATGGGCGTGATCTCGGGCCTGCTGGTGCTCACGCAGCCCGAGACCCTCGGCACGAAGATGCCCGACACCCTGGCGGAGGCCGAGGCCCTTGGACAGGCGCCCAAGGTCAAGCAGGCCAGCTGA